The window GTTTAGATGGTGCATACGCATGTCCTACTGGAGTTTGGGCTTGATGgcttccttttttttttttcttttttttttccccttctgGTTGTTCTGGGTGGTTGATTGCCTGATACCGTTTATAGAGCATAGCGCCGCAAAAAATAGGAGAGCTAGATCAGACTAAAATagagatcatcatcatcatcaccgttAACAGAAAACAGGTCTTGAAAAGCCAATGCTAAAGTTAAAGTCTAAAGAATAATTTCAGAAACATAAGAAATCAAACTTTTACGAATAGGAAAAGACTAATTGATACAAAGCAGCAACTGAATGTGACCTCAACAGTTCTATTAATATCAACTCCACATTTCCCCTAGGCAATCGAATGACGACCGAATCAGACAGATGGCAAGAGATGGGACCAGAAAATATACTTTGCTACAAACCAGTTCTTCAGACATTCCTCCCGCCGACGGCGTTGCAGTCAACTTGGCGTGAGATAGTAAAGCTACTTAGGGCTAGCGCCATGACTGACCACTGGATCGCACGATGCCAACAACCGAAAGCTCCAGTGACAATGCTCGGTTCACTGGCTAAAAGGGCAAATTTGCAAGCGGTATCCCTCTTCTGGCAGGCTATTAATAGGACGTCGCAACTGTATGACAACGCCAAGGTTCGCTATGGTTGCATTGGCTTTGCCACTGATTCTCAACCTTGGTACTATAGCCCGTGGCCCTGGAGGTACGAGAGGAGAGCGAGACAATTCCCTTCAGTCATATCTACTCAAAGCACAAAAGTTCCAACCACTTTTTTTCGTCGATTTTTAATTAACATTACATTAGGGACTTCGGTACGGATCccaagaaacacaaaaccAAAGACCCAAATAAAAACACAAAGAAAAGATCGGTCTAAACCGTAACTCCTGTCGCGATTACCGCGCCTTGCGCCATCTCactcttcttcatttcataTGGACAGCAGCCAGTAgaatgaaagaagaggaggagacATAAGGCGACAAGGCAGCGAGTAAACGGACACTGAACACCGGCATTCCAAACGAGATCAAAtcacaaaaaaagagagTAAAACGTTTAAACGAGCAGCAGGCCGTAGGCGACGCTACCGAGAACACCGGCCATGGGCACGGCGACCTTGGCACCCGGGTTGGAGGGGGTGAAGCTGccgctggagctgggcgaggcAGCAGAGCCAGCGCCAGAGCTAGAGCCGCTAGCACCCGAGGCACCGGAGCCAGCGCCACCAGCCCCGGACGAGCCAGAGCCGGACGAGCCAGAGCCGGACGAACCAGAGCCGGACGAACCAGAGCCGGACGAGCCAGAGCCGGACGAGCCCGAGCCAGAGGAGCCCGAGCCGGACGAACCAGAGCCGGAACCGGGGGTCGAGCTGGGGACGGAGATCGGGATGGTCGAGCTGCCTGGGCAGTTGAAGCAGGGAGCGCTCGAGGTCACGGTCACGGTGGAGTTGTGGCCACCGGTGtggttgccgccgccgctcaTGCCGGTCATGATGGGGTGAGTACCGGAGCTAACAGCGGTACCCTTGGGGGCCACGGCCTTGTGGTTCAGGACCGGGggctcgcccttcttgggCACAGCCTGGGAGCCGGCAgcgagggccaggatggccACGGTGGAAGCAGTGAAGTACATGTTGGATGAGATGCAAGCGATTGAATGTAGGCGGATGAACCTTTGTCTTAACGAATGACGAAGAGGGCTGTGATGACTGTCAGGCAATGGACCAAGGTCTCCGTtatcaagaagaacatacCTAGTATTATGAATGGATGTGAATGcgatgggaaagaaagaagaacgagTCCTGGTCCGGGGGCTCCGGGAGCTTCATTCTTATAGACGAGGAACTGTCCAAATCCGGACCTGTCAGATCGTGATGACATGACAGAAGAAATTTTTTCGTTTCCTTCTATGTTCCTCACCCAGATTCGCCGCATCTCTGGTTCCTCCAACGAACCCTGCAGGGCCCGGTGGAGACAAGCGGGAGCTGCAAGTTTCCGCATCCGGGGTGCTAATGTCACTCCGGGGCCCGGCCGAGTCGGTGCAACCGCGGATCTCTTTAGATCAACTGGACGAATGAGACCGCCGGGGACTGTACCGGGGTGGTCACGTGATGTCCCAAATAGGAAGGCATCGAAAGCGGAAGGGCCAAGTGACGGCGCCAACGAGGAATTCCAGGCATCGTGGACAATGGCTTTGAGCTGTTTGCAGAAAAACACTCGGTGGATCAAGCGGCTGAACTTGTTGGGAGACAATGGATGGTGCTGGGTCAAGGAAAACAACCCCAGCATCAGATCCAAGGATATGAGCCGCGTCGATCGGATTGGTCCTGGGGAAGGCCATCTGACTGCTCCAGCGGGCAAATATAATCAACGGTTCAACGTAAGTTGCGATTATTATTAGATCGATGGAGGACATCGGGGCCGAATGGCTGAGCCATCGTCCGGCCATCATCCGGCCGATACCACCCTTAGCACATCGCGAGGCCATCGTGTGAGGTGTCTGGCCACCACTTGGGAGAACCCATCGCTGTCCGACTGCATCCGGTCGCTCGTGTTAGACCTTGGGAGAGCACACGACACAAATATCCAGCATCTGTAACTCCAGGCTGTCATCCGCGAGGAATGTTCATGGCGGCccccagatcgaggatcaTCGATCTGCCTGCCATGTGCAGTTGAGAGAAAGGCAAGAATGCCATTGACACATTGCCTGCAGAATGTGGAGAGTGCCCTATGAAACGTCAGTGGCGCCGTGTTGTTAGTCTCCGTTCTCagaggccatggagaagcaACAACGCCGCTGAATTGTTAACGTGTGATCTTGTTCGGTCGAATTCCGCTTCGGTATACTGCAGCCAGTAGCTCGCGGCATAGTTCTGAGTTGGAGCGTGGTGGAGCATCGGGCTCGAGGTATCCATGCTCCTTCAGTTGGACAGTGAGAGCTTCATCACGAAGTGGTGGACGAAAGTGATTGGCAGGTTGTCGAGGATCAGTATGGGGTACGAATGGTAATCTGTAGTCAGTGTGAAGTCACCACCCACGCTTGTTACTGGTTACGCAGTAGAAAAGTTCGGTCAAGACAAGAGAGTATTATGGATTGGATATAACAAAAATAATACAAAAACCATgaatcaagaagaagaagaagaaccaacATCAGTGTTCGATAGTTGCCTAATTGGCCTCACTAGTTACCGCTGCTTAGTTTACTTCTCCGATGATCCGATGTCCGCCTCCGCCCCTTCATTCCTCCTGGACACTCTTCCCTTCACCTGCGCAAGGCGCACTCCGGCCAGATGCCTCTCCAGTCTGAGCTGTACAGTCCGTCGCTCCTCTCCGCCAACTACGACGCAGACAACGCTTCATTGCGGTCGCCCTCCGTCCAggactccgactccgacgacgatgacctCCTGGCCCGCAACCGCAGCACCCTCGAAATCGCCGAGCACGACCGCGCCGTCCtagacgatgaagatgagcgAGAGAAGCTATTAACTCGGCGGCCTTCCATTCGCAGGATTTTCAGTCCAAATGGCAGCAGCGTCCGGAtcggcaagaagaccaagcgcCGGCGAGGAGAGGCCCGTATCCCGCATCGGGAACGGGTCAGCGAGGATGGGGAGCTGATgtatgagatggaggagggCTGTGGCGACGATGAATCCTTCCTGAGCGGATCATCCTttgatctggacgaggaggtgGGATAC of the Penicillium psychrofluorescens genome assembly, chromosome: 1 genome contains:
- a CDS encoding uncharacterized protein (ID:PFLUO_001411-T1.cds;~source:funannotate); this encodes MYFTASTVAILALAAGSQAVPKKGEPPVLNHKAVAPKGTAVSSGTHPIMTGMSGGGNHTGGHNSTVTVTSSAPCFNCPGSSTIPISVPSSTPGSGSGSSGSGSSGSGSSGSGSSGSGSSGSGSSGSGSSGSGSSGAGGAGSGASGASGSSSGAGSAASPSSSGSFTPSNPGAKVAVPMAGVLGSVAYGLLLV